The sequence AAACAGATTTTTCCTAAAGCTGTGAAACATCTGATTTTACACTTGATAAGTGAGAAGTcccttaaaaaacaaacaaatatggCTGCCTCATTCAAGATGAATAGATGCCGAAATTTAATGGATATGTACTAGATGTATATCATCAGTGCACTGATGCTTTTACTTTTATACAAATTCTGTCCAATTCTGCTACTAatgattttaaatcatttttaaaatgatcttgaaaacagttttccttttgacactttctttctttatcccTTCATTTCCTCACTGGCATTTCAGCATGGGCAGTGTTTTGGCTGCCAGTTCCCCCAACCCTCCACCACCAGCCTCTGGCGGTGCTGCTGCCCCCGGGTTGACGGTGCCGCCGGGCTTTGGGATGCCCCCCGTCTCCACAGTTATCCCTTCGAATGGAGCATCCTCCGGACAGCAGGAGCAGGCAGAAAACCCTTTGCCTAACCCGGGAGCGTTTGATGAGTGTCATCGCAAATGCAAAGGTAAATGGAGATAATTAAGCAAGTTCACATGAGCCAAAATAATACCTGTACTACCTGAGCGTATCTTATCTgcacctgtttttcttttcagaggttttcCCCATGCAGATGGAAGGCGTCAGGCTAGTTGTCAACAAAGGTCTTAGCAATCACTTCCAGGTCAGTCAGCTTCCTCTTACATTAGAAATGTTTACGTACATGAATCAGAAcaggctgttgttgtttttcttgccaGTGGATATTGGATTTGTAAAGCTTAACTACATCTTTATAGCTGGAACACTCTGTAACTGAGCTTGTGAGCCCATGTGCCTTAAACCTAGGTTCACAATGGGTCAACCAAAGGAGCAAACTACTAATGTGTTCAtggtacattttttaaatttgttaaacTTCCTTTAAGGTGAATCACACCGTGCTGCTGAGCACCATGGGCGATTCCAGCTACAGGTTTGGTGCTACATACGTTGGATCAAAGCAGACGGGTCCAGCAGAGGTAAGCGGCAGCGACATCATTGTGATTCTCATTTGTaagatgtttatatttatattttgaattgTAATATGAATGAACTTctctttttattcagttttttccaGTCATGGTGGGAGACATGGACAACAGTGGCAGCCTAAACGCCCAGATCATTCACCAGATCACCAACAGAATACGATCCAAAGTGGCCTTCCAGGTACATTTATTAGTAACGTCTGCTGCATGTTATTAATTAGATCTATTAATTGGCTTATTGtagatatatattttattgGAGTATAACTTGACCAATAAGTAACAAGAAACTGCAGAACAGGAAAGCTAAAGATGTGATAAATAAATTTAGAAACAGCCTGAGATCAGTGGGAAGTTTGTTTTTACAATGTAAATGATTATGTATCTTGGTCAGAACTTAAATAACCAAATTACAGAGATCTTTATCAAAATTGTTAGTGTGTTATGTGTTTtatgttaaaggaaaaaaagttgtCCTCagatgttttgggtttttttgttttatcttaatctaaaaaaaaaaaagtattggtTTTGGCCTTAAAAATCCAGGATCAGGGCTACAGTGTTAACTTTGTCAAAATCTGTTATGTCCTcagacacaacaacagaagTTTGTGAACTGGCAAGGTGATGCTGAGTTCAGGGGAGAAGATTTTACTGCAACCATTACACTTGGAAACCCAGATGTCCTCGTTGGCTCTGGTAGGTTCATCAGTCAGTAATGCAGCAAAAAAGGTACCTTTGATCTTTGCTTAAATTATGCTGTAGTTGCTTTTTACTGTTCCGAAAAGCAGCTGTCTGATTCAACCAAAACAAAGATTTCATCTGAACCTGAACACCTCCTGTTGTCTTGCTGTTGTCCACCTGACAGGTATTGTTGTAACACACTACCTCCAGTCCATAACGCCGGCTCTGGCTCTGGGAGGGGAGCTGGTTTACCACCGCAGGCCAGGAGAGGAGGGCGCAGTGATGTCTTTAGTTGGCAGATACACAGGTGAGGCGCAGATTATTGTGAGTTTGTAGTCTTTGTATTTGATAGAGCTCGACATTTTACTTGTTGActtgaaaaatatgttttttaatcCACCTGACCTCCCTCTGCACAGGCAGCAACTACATCGCCACGTTGACACTGGGCTCAGCGGGAGCTCATGCTTCTTACTACCACAAAGCCAATGATCAGGTAACCTCCTCTCTTCATCAGACTCAGGTCAGATAGTTCCTGAAAACCTCAAACATTTTAGGTGATTGCTTTAAACGTGACTTACAGCGTTCGCtttctgactctggtgtctcaTACATGTTTGTGGAGttttgtcctgctgctgtgcctttttttttttttttattgtgtgtttcttgttttggCTTCGTCCAGATCTAACTGTCCTCTGTTCTTCAACAGTTGCAGGTCGGTGTGGAGTTCGAGGCGAGCACACGCATGCAAGACACCAGTGTGTCATTCGGTTACCAGCTAGATGTGCCTAAAGCCAATTTACAGTTTAAAGGTAGCGGCAACATCTTgaactgttttctttattaattcttttatttgttgtctttcTGAGTTATATAAAGACCTTTCCTGTGTCTgttcattaaatatgaagctgtagCCACGATAACACAACACTTGTTTCAATGTCTTCATCAAACTCttggaaagaaagtgaataattaaatttaccaaagtgttgAACTTTTCCTTAAAGAGCAATTTTTTCATAGTTTTCGGGGCAGTAAACATATATCTTTAGACATTCTATGTTCTTATCACtttttatgtcctttttttATAATACACTCGTCtaatactgtgtttttatcGCTTCCCCAGGTTCAGTAGACAGTAACTGGATAGTTGGTGCGACATTAGAAAAGAAGTTGCTCCCTCTGCCGCTCTCTCTGGTCCTCTGCTCCTTCCTCAACCACCGCAAGAACAAGTTCCAGTGCGGCTTCGGCGTCACTATCGGTTAGACTGACTGAACGGTTCACGACCTGCAGACGGACTTCACAGAACAGACAGACCTGCTCTGGACGAACACACTATGCCATGTGCTGTACACTACTGTGTGTCCCATCACCTCAAACTGTCTCCGACCTCTTTGGCAGATTCGGTTATTGTGTTATTCCTTTCCCTAAATCATGATTCATCGGATGTGAGGCGCAGAAACACTGAGTTAATTATTAACACAAGTTAATAATGTAAATCAAACGACTTCAGTCCTTCAGTTGCCTGAATGATCAGAAGTGTAACAAAGATTAGTCAGGACTTTGTTGACTGGACTCTCGACATGAACACACAACCCAGTAGGCGGTACAAAGACATAACACATGACGTAACAGAATTATAgagctctttgtttttgtcactgagTTCAGTGCCTGTCGCGTTTTGTCTtgaattttattcttttttttttttactcctgtCTCGGCGTGCAGTGAATGAAATTGTCGTCTTTTGCTTGTTTAAAGGTGACTTGTTGGTTATCAGGAAGGGGTGTGCTGTACTGTATTGTCACGTTCACAATTCATCTCTTGTTTTGTTGCCTTTTTTATGTTACATGCATTTGGAACCGTATATATGACTTGTATATACCTCTGGGAAACTGATAAATACCATTTCTTACAAAAGCTGCATGTCTCGGTCGTTGTCCTTCAGTCGATGTTGTCTCTGCTGAACAGTGAGTGTATGCGAATTTCACAAGGAGGACTTTTATTTTTCGAGTCTGTTCAGATTTTATAACCGTAGATCCCAGATCCATGCCTTTCACACTTTCCcaaataattttaattaaaaagtttGTGTCACCCCCACCAGCTGTAATCCCAGAAGAAAGGAGgttttgttaaatgaaacaGGTGTTGTACAGGTGATGTTGTTAGCCAAAAATCAGTCCCGAATCTCAGTGGTCACGGTACGAAAGGAGGACAGATGGATCAGTTCACCTGGAAATGGAAATGGTCTTTTCCTGAGGTGATTAAAGCTGCTGGAATTGGAAGTGGAATTTCCAGGAGCATTGAAGTTGTACTTGAGGCTTGTGGCGACTGAACACTGTACTCAGACTATGTggtgtattttttctttattcttgcAAACTTATTAAGACACTGAAATACAGAATTTGATTGTCAggttttatttaataatttatacTTTGGGTAAAGTTGAAATAAATATTTGGAGCATGGAGGCTTGAAAAGCAGCAGTGGCTCTGAGGCCTGTTTACTGGGTCTTCTTAGTGAAGGACTCCCACAGAACAGCCAGCTGAGCCTGCAGGTCCTCGGTGCTGGCGTCCAGCTTGGCCTTCAGCTCCTCCCCGTACGGAGCCAGGTTCTGCTGGATCTCCTGGGTTTTCTGGGTCAGTTGGGTCTCAAAACTCTGGGCCATGGGGATCATGCTCCTCTGAAACTCCTCCACACTCTGCTCCATCTTCTGCTTCATCTCCTCGGTGAAGGGAACCATCTGGGCCTGCAGCTCGTTCACGCTCTTATCCAGCTGCCCCTTCAGCTCCTGGCTCTTCTGCAGCAGGACGGCCTTCAGGGCCTCTGGGTCCATGGCCTCGGCGTAGGGGGCAGCttccttcttcagctcctccacctgccTCTGGACGTGTGCCACCAGCTCCTCGGCGTAGGGCTGCAGGTTGGTGCCCACGGCGGTCAGATCTTTCTCCAGACGAGCCTTCAGCAGCTCGGCCTCCTGGTTAAACTGAGTCATGAAGTTCTGGGCCAGAGGAGCCGCCTGAGCGCGCAGAGCAACGATGTACTGATTGACTGTGTCAGCGCTCTGAGAGATCCTGGTActgtaagacagaaaaaaacagttataaAGTGAAACACATAGTATATTTCTGTTGGCTTTTTATCAAGCTGAGACTCTTACTTGACTTCCTGTCCCAGCTCAGACTGTCTGATCTGCCTCAGGGTGTCCTCAGCAGTGAGGGTCGCTTTAGCAACGTAGTCCCAGAAAGCATCTTTCACCACCTCCAGGTTGCTCTTGGGAGGCTCCTGCCACAGGATGTTGGCGTTGCAACCTGTGGATGAAACAATGGACGTTAGAGCAGAGCCTTAACATTTGTGGTGGTTTACATGAATCCAGCTTTTAATTCAGAGAGAAAATTCACTCACCGGAGAAAACAGCAAGTGCGAGAACCACGAGTACCTTCATGATTGAACTTGACTCTGTTGGATAAAGAAGatgcacagtttaaaaaaaaaaagtgtgtgtgaaactgGATAAACTGAACATTCATTCAGAAACGAACTTCAGAAATATTTAACGATAAAACCATTTACCTTACAGAGGCAgcctgtctcttcttcttctctgtccgATGGCTTGTGTGTTGTGCAGATGCCCGTTCACAATTTTTATAGCCATATTCAAGGGTAAAGTCCTTCTCTAGTTGCCCCGCTGGACATATTCTTGTGACTGCTGTCACTCCACGTCATATTGTAAGTGTCATCACTTCTTCATCCTTTCGTACGTGTCTTCTGACATCGGAAATGGTTGAATGATGATTTATAATCTGCCGTTTCAAACAGCATCACGTGCAGCAGTTacacagaaagaagagggaCATTCAGATCATTTAAAGTAGTAATGCactaacattttttaaaaaagtacagGAAAAGTTCTGCAAGTGGGTGTTTCTTAAAAGAGTACTCCACCCATTTAGCATCACACTCACTATACAATCAGGTATATGAACAA is a genomic window of Toxotes jaculatrix isolate fToxJac2 chromosome 13, fToxJac2.pri, whole genome shotgun sequence containing:
- the tomm40l gene encoding mitochondrial import receptor subunit TOM40B, which translates into the protein MGSVLAASSPNPPPPASGGAAAPGLTVPPGFGMPPVSTVIPSNGASSGQQEQAENPLPNPGAFDECHRKCKEVFPMQMEGVRLVVNKGLSNHFQVNHTVLLSTMGDSSYRFGATYVGSKQTGPAEFFPVMVGDMDNSGSLNAQIIHQITNRIRSKVAFQTQQQKFVNWQGDAEFRGEDFTATITLGNPDVLVGSGIVVTHYLQSITPALALGGELVYHRRPGEEGAVMSLVGRYTGSNYIATLTLGSAGAHASYYHKANDQLQVGVEFEASTRMQDTSVSFGYQLDVPKANLQFKGSVDSNWIVGATLEKKLLPLPLSLVLCSFLNHRKNKFQCGFGVTIG
- the LOC121192199 gene encoding apolipoprotein A-IV-like, with product MKVLVVLALAVFSGCNANILWQEPPKSNLEVVKDAFWDYVAKATLTAEDTLRQIRQSELGQEVNTRISQSADTVNQYIVALRAQAAPLAQNFMTQFNQEAELLKARLEKDLTAVGTNLQPYAEELVAHVQRQVEELKKEAAPYAEAMDPEALKAVLLQKSQELKGQLDKSVNELQAQMVPFTEEMKQKMEQSVEEFQRSMIPMAQSFETQLTQKTQEIQQNLAPYGEELKAKLDASTEDLQAQLAVLWESFTKKTQ